In one window of Pseudoliparis swirei isolate HS2019 ecotype Mariana Trench chromosome 15, NWPU_hadal_v1, whole genome shotgun sequence DNA:
- the fybb gene encoding FYN-binding protein 1 isoform X1 — MPIISVPLSLSLSKQKLTQRHRTNTLCDTFHIDRSGEAASPWIAILSMEKKADVKAMMARFQPGGANVDETCSLPAGRIRQPLQPTLSSIPTLQTKTPVSESLSGSVVNIPQKPNFLKSKSDLEAHEPNTTKALAGRFGNIQDDTNTKPFIVNKQQLPMKPPFSKPSLSSTLPDSKPGFSKPALTSKPSWLKEDSCGGLQKKPSSSFVRLRQQNEEMAEPGTNVANKPSPLSNCAFKAPSNIRTAQNNFNKESESGGKTDGANKPILNPANSIPPPKPPANRKPSLRKPGNLSPQTSSNISDGASSPKKNPLPNSLSLGPAPAKPNRPPRVNLESFTRGAVASDDGPGAFKKPIHPTLLASHPSNHINHVTPAQPPQTAVPILPSRHPGAMIQQDDCYDDIDEFNSAPPPLPPSTGHPSQRAKAQEEEEEDGASEEMYEDLDERWEVAEQQQEKKKEKDDKEEKKRLEAEKKEQKEREKKEQDARKKFKLVGPLEAIHQGKACVDCRSSKNDIGLKQGDCLDIIRVQGNPEGKWLGRTLDGSIGYVKTTAVEIDFNSLKNRHPQQAYAPEVYDDIDVVSADKSGMKGQGVVLPPPPGDEGDIYDDILDVNLEVSPMDSRSSFAKPRNFLRMFERSRRPASPKVVPPPSQFTAEGNSDHLGETIDEEIYDDVDSQNLPPPPPISSLPLLKGKSKMDEMDPKKQKKFEKEEKDFRKKFKYEGEIQVLYQVTISPTLTCKKWSAKELPVKAGEKLDVIVKAVDNKLICRTEEGKFGYVSASHVDMNDGDIYDDIGDDCIYDND; from the exons ATGCCCATTATCTcggtacctctctctctctctctctcgaaacagaaactcacacagagacaccgaACAAACACTCTCTGCGACACTTTTCACATCGACCGTTCAGGCGAAGCAGCGTCGCCTTGGATTGCTATCCTCAGCATG GAAAAGAAAGCTGACGTGAAGGCCATGATGGCTCGCTTCCAACCGGGTGGGGCGAATGTTGATGAAACTTGTTCCTTACCAGCTGGACGCATCAGACAACCCCTGCAGCCCACCCTCTCCTCCATTCCAACCCTACAGACAAAGACACCTGTCTCGGAGAGCCTCTCGGGCAGCGTGGTGAACATTCCTCAAAAACCCAATTTTCTGAAATCTAAAAGTGACTTAGAGGCACATGAACCAAACACAACTAAAGCCCTGGCTGGCAGGTTTGGAAACATCCAGGATGACACCAACACCAAACCTTTTATTGTGAATAAACAGCAGCTTCCCATGAAGCCACCGTTCAGCAAGCCCTCTCTGAGCTCCACTCTGCCCGACTCCAAACCTGGCTTTTCTAAACCAGCGCTTACCTCCAAGCCCAGCTGGTTGAAAGAAGACAGTTGTGGAGGTTTACAAAAGAAGCCGAGCAGCAGCTTTGTAAGATTGCGGCAGCAAAATGAAGAGATGGCAGAACCCGGCACGAACGTTGCAAACAAACCTTCGCCTCTGTCGAACTGCGCTTTTAAGGCCCCGTCCAACATCAGGACTGCTCAGAATAACTTCAACAAGGAATCAGAGAGCGGCGGGAAAACAGACGGAGCCAACAAACCGATCCTCAATCCCGCTAACTCCATCCCCCCTCCAAAACCTCCAGCCAATAGAAAACCTAGCCTCAGAAAACCTGGAAACCTTTCTCCTCAGACTAGCAGCAACATTAGTGACGGCGCTTCCAGCCCCAAGAAGAACCCCCTCCCCAACAGTCTATCTTTGGGCCCTGCTCCTGCCAAGCCCAACCGACCCCCCAGAGTCAACCTGGAGAGCTTTACAAGAGGTGCTGTGGCTTCTGATGATG GTCCTGGCGCCTTTAAGAAACCCATCCACCCAACTCTTTTGGCCTCTCACCCCAGTAACCATATTAACCATGTGACCCCGGCTCAACCCCCTCAGACGGCAGTTCCTATTCTGCCCTCACGGCACCCTGGAGCCAT GATCCAGCAAGATGACTGCTATGATGACATAGATGAATTTAACAGCGCTcctccaccactaccaccatcCACAG GTCACCCAAGTCAGAGGGCAAAG gcccaggaggaagaggaggaggatggcgcTAGTGAAGAGATGTATGAGGATCTTGATGAACGATG ggaagtggctgaacaacaacaagagaagaagaaggagaaagatgacaaggaggagaagaaacgaCTGGAGGCTGAGAAGAAGGAGCAGAAGGAACGTGAGAAGAAGGAGCAAGATGCCAGAAAGAAATTCAAA TTGGTTGGCCCTCTGGAGGCCATCCACCAAGGGAAGGCTTGTGTGGATTGCAGAAGCAGCAAGAACGACATTGGTCTGAAGCAGGGAGACTGTCTTGACATCATACGTGTCCAGGGCAACCCGGAGGGAAAGTGGTTGGGACGGACGCTGGATGGATCCA TCGGTTATGTAAAGACCACGGCCGTGGAAATTGACTTTAACTCTCTGAAGAATCGTCACCCTCAGCAGGCGTACGCCCCCGAGGTATACGATGACATCGACGTGGTCTCTGCTGATAAAAG tgGGATGAAAGGACAGGGAG TTGTCCTGCCCCCGCCGCCAGGAGACGAAGGAGACATATATGATGATATTCTTGATGTAAACCTGGAAGTCAG TCCCATGGACTCCAGGTCCTCTTTTGCGAAGCCTCGTAACTTCCTGCGGATGTTTGAGCGGAGCAGACGTCCTGCCAGCCCTAAAGT AGTGCCTCCACCCAGCCAGTTTACTGCAGAGGGGAATTCAG ATCATCTAGGAGAAACAATAGATGAGGAGATATATGATGATGTTGACTCTCAAAAtctgcctccccctcctcccatcaGCAG CCTTCCACTTCTGAAAGGCAAAAGCAAAATGGACGAGATGGACCCGAAGAagcagaaaaagtttgagaaagaggagaaggactTCAGGAAAAAGTTTAAA TATGAAGGGGAGATACAGGTGCTGTACCAGGTGACCATCTCCCCGACACTGACCTGTAAGAAGTGGAGCGCCAAAGAGCTTCCAGTCAAAGCAGGAGAGAAACTTGACGTCATCGTTAAGGCCGTGGACAACAAACTGATCTGTCGGACCGAGGAGGGAAAGT ttgGCTATGTATCGGCCAGCCACGTTGACATGAA CGATGGAGATATCTACGATGACATTGGAGATG ATTGCATCTATGACAACGATTAG
- the fybb gene encoding FYN-binding protein 1 isoform X2, giving the protein MPIISVPLSLSLSKQKLTQRHRTNTLCDTFHIDRSGEAASPWIAILSMEKKADVKAMMARFQPGGANVDETCSLPAGRIRQPLQPTLSSIPTLQTKTPVSESLSGSVVNIPQKPNFLKSKSDLEAHEPNTTKALAGRFGNIQDDTNTKPFIVNKQQLPMKPPFSKPSLSSTLPDSKPGFSKPALTSKPSWLKEDSCGGLQKKPSSSFVRLRQQNEEMAEPGTNVANKPSPLSNCAFKAPSNIRTAQNNFNKESESGGKTDGANKPILNPANSIPPPKPPANRKPSLRKPGNLSPQTSSNISDGASSPKKNPLPNSLSLGPAPAKPNRPPRVNLESFTRGAVASDDGPGAFKKPIHPTLLASHPSNHINHVTPAQPPQTAVPILPSRHPGAMIQQDDCYDDIDEFNSAPPPLPPSTGHPSQRAKAQEEEEEDGASEEMYEDLDERWEVAEQQQEKKKEKDDKEEKKRLEAEKKEQKEREKKEQDARKKFKLVGPLEAIHQGKACVDCRSSKNDIGLKQGDCLDIIRVQGNPEGKWLGRTLDGSIGYVKTTAVEIDFNSLKNRHPQQAYAPEVYDDIDVVSADKSGMKGQGVVLPPPPGDEGDIYDDILDVNLEVRVPPPSQFTAEGNSDHLGETIDEEIYDDVDSQNLPPPPPISSLPLLKGKSKMDEMDPKKQKKFEKEEKDFRKKFKYEGEIQVLYQVTISPTLTCKKWSAKELPVKAGEKLDVIVKAVDNKLICRTEEGKFGYVSASHVDMNDGDIYDDIGDDCIYDND; this is encoded by the exons ATGCCCATTATCTcggtacctctctctctctctctctcgaaacagaaactcacacagagacaccgaACAAACACTCTCTGCGACACTTTTCACATCGACCGTTCAGGCGAAGCAGCGTCGCCTTGGATTGCTATCCTCAGCATG GAAAAGAAAGCTGACGTGAAGGCCATGATGGCTCGCTTCCAACCGGGTGGGGCGAATGTTGATGAAACTTGTTCCTTACCAGCTGGACGCATCAGACAACCCCTGCAGCCCACCCTCTCCTCCATTCCAACCCTACAGACAAAGACACCTGTCTCGGAGAGCCTCTCGGGCAGCGTGGTGAACATTCCTCAAAAACCCAATTTTCTGAAATCTAAAAGTGACTTAGAGGCACATGAACCAAACACAACTAAAGCCCTGGCTGGCAGGTTTGGAAACATCCAGGATGACACCAACACCAAACCTTTTATTGTGAATAAACAGCAGCTTCCCATGAAGCCACCGTTCAGCAAGCCCTCTCTGAGCTCCACTCTGCCCGACTCCAAACCTGGCTTTTCTAAACCAGCGCTTACCTCCAAGCCCAGCTGGTTGAAAGAAGACAGTTGTGGAGGTTTACAAAAGAAGCCGAGCAGCAGCTTTGTAAGATTGCGGCAGCAAAATGAAGAGATGGCAGAACCCGGCACGAACGTTGCAAACAAACCTTCGCCTCTGTCGAACTGCGCTTTTAAGGCCCCGTCCAACATCAGGACTGCTCAGAATAACTTCAACAAGGAATCAGAGAGCGGCGGGAAAACAGACGGAGCCAACAAACCGATCCTCAATCCCGCTAACTCCATCCCCCCTCCAAAACCTCCAGCCAATAGAAAACCTAGCCTCAGAAAACCTGGAAACCTTTCTCCTCAGACTAGCAGCAACATTAGTGACGGCGCTTCCAGCCCCAAGAAGAACCCCCTCCCCAACAGTCTATCTTTGGGCCCTGCTCCTGCCAAGCCCAACCGACCCCCCAGAGTCAACCTGGAGAGCTTTACAAGAGGTGCTGTGGCTTCTGATGATG GTCCTGGCGCCTTTAAGAAACCCATCCACCCAACTCTTTTGGCCTCTCACCCCAGTAACCATATTAACCATGTGACCCCGGCTCAACCCCCTCAGACGGCAGTTCCTATTCTGCCCTCACGGCACCCTGGAGCCAT GATCCAGCAAGATGACTGCTATGATGACATAGATGAATTTAACAGCGCTcctccaccactaccaccatcCACAG GTCACCCAAGTCAGAGGGCAAAG gcccaggaggaagaggaggaggatggcgcTAGTGAAGAGATGTATGAGGATCTTGATGAACGATG ggaagtggctgaacaacaacaagagaagaagaaggagaaagatgacaaggaggagaagaaacgaCTGGAGGCTGAGAAGAAGGAGCAGAAGGAACGTGAGAAGAAGGAGCAAGATGCCAGAAAGAAATTCAAA TTGGTTGGCCCTCTGGAGGCCATCCACCAAGGGAAGGCTTGTGTGGATTGCAGAAGCAGCAAGAACGACATTGGTCTGAAGCAGGGAGACTGTCTTGACATCATACGTGTCCAGGGCAACCCGGAGGGAAAGTGGTTGGGACGGACGCTGGATGGATCCA TCGGTTATGTAAAGACCACGGCCGTGGAAATTGACTTTAACTCTCTGAAGAATCGTCACCCTCAGCAGGCGTACGCCCCCGAGGTATACGATGACATCGACGTGGTCTCTGCTGATAAAAG tgGGATGAAAGGACAGGGAG TTGTCCTGCCCCCGCCGCCAGGAGACGAAGGAGACATATATGATGATATTCTTGATGTAAACCTGGAAGTCAG AGTGCCTCCACCCAGCCAGTTTACTGCAGAGGGGAATTCAG ATCATCTAGGAGAAACAATAGATGAGGAGATATATGATGATGTTGACTCTCAAAAtctgcctccccctcctcccatcaGCAG CCTTCCACTTCTGAAAGGCAAAAGCAAAATGGACGAGATGGACCCGAAGAagcagaaaaagtttgagaaagaggagaaggactTCAGGAAAAAGTTTAAA TATGAAGGGGAGATACAGGTGCTGTACCAGGTGACCATCTCCCCGACACTGACCTGTAAGAAGTGGAGCGCCAAAGAGCTTCCAGTCAAAGCAGGAGAGAAACTTGACGTCATCGTTAAGGCCGTGGACAACAAACTGATCTGTCGGACCGAGGAGGGAAAGT ttgGCTATGTATCGGCCAGCCACGTTGACATGAA CGATGGAGATATCTACGATGACATTGGAGATG ATTGCATCTATGACAACGATTAG
- the atp5mea gene encoding ATP synthase membrane subunit ea isoform X1, which produces MVPPVAVSPLIKLAGSASLLRQSTPVHLSFQTARWSALLLGVFYGKQRFNYLKPIGEEERKIEEAEKMVREEQERIFKELAEANSDTILK; this is translated from the exons ATGGTTCCTCCGGTCGCAGTGTCGCCGCTCATCAAG TTAGCTGGTTCGGCGTCGCTGCTGCGCCAGTCAACACCTGTGCATCTCTCGTTTCAGACGGCCAGGTGGTCCGCCCTGCTGCTCGGCGTGTTCTACGGCAAGCAGCGGTTTA ATTACCTAAAGCCAattggtgaggaggagaggaagattgAGGAAGCAGAGAAGATggtgagagaggagcaggagcgcATCTTCAAAGAACTGGCTGAAG caAATTCTGACACCATCCTTAAATGA
- the atp5mea gene encoding ATP synthase membrane subunit ea isoform X2 produces the protein MVPPVAVSPLIKTARWSALLLGVFYGKQRFNYLKPIGEEERKIEEAEKMVREEQERIFKELAEANSDTILK, from the exons ATGGTTCCTCCGGTCGCAGTGTCGCCGCTCATCAAG ACGGCCAGGTGGTCCGCCCTGCTGCTCGGCGTGTTCTACGGCAAGCAGCGGTTTA ATTACCTAAAGCCAattggtgaggaggagaggaagattgAGGAAGCAGAGAAGATggtgagagaggagcaggagcgcATCTTCAAAGAACTGGCTGAAG caAATTCTGACACCATCCTTAAATGA